From the Planktothricoides raciborskii GIHE-MW2 genome, the window CGCTTAATAAAACTTTAGATTTTTTTAAGATTAATTTGCTGAACAACCGGAGAAAAATATGCCATAGAATTAATATTGACAAAAAACCTAAAATTTGGTATATAAGCGATTATTTGTCAGTGGTGCTGTAGCGGCTCAACTGCGGGGATGCAACCAGCAGCCGATAGGGGCGATCGCTCATATAAGGCAACAGATTAAACAATCAGGGTTTTTAGCCGCAAGAATCAACCAGACATTTTACCTAGTCTGACGGTTTTTGTCGATCAATGGTCAACCCTTGCTCATCAGTCACTTGAGTCACTTTCACAAATCACTTTCACAAAAATTTTCCGCCAGACCACTATCTGGCTGATCGTTTCTTGAGCATTTCGAGCCAAAGCCGTCCAGCCACCCATTCACCGTGGCTGATTCAGATTAAAATGAAGCAGAATTCCTAACAACTTCCAAGGCTAGGAATATCTCAAGTGGCTTATAATCGTAAAGCCGAAGCAACTTTGGCGGGAATACAGACAGATAGACAATCTATTTTTATAGACGTAGCGAACCGGCGCTCTATTCAATCATGTAATTTATTGAACATCAACCATTTAGAGGTGACACAAGAATGGGGCCACTGGACAATTTACCACAAGACCCAGGATACCAGGATCCCAGAGAATTACAACGTCTTCTGGAGTCCATGACACGGGAGATTCGAGATATCCAACATACGTTAATGGTTCAACTGAACCAAGATTTGACAAGGCTTCACGCGGAAAAAGACCGGCTGAGGCAGGATATTCTGGAACTACAACGGCAAGAAAAACAGTTACAAACTCGGCAAATCCAAGGATTTAGCCGCCAGCAACTGGCTCAACAACAACTTTGGTCTAAGCAACTGGCGCAAGTCTTGGCGTCCAATCTTCAGGATGAACTCAGCCAACGCTTTAAGGAATTAGCTGTCCCAGTAGAACGTCCTAGCATTCGCGGGGCAGGGCCGAGTCCGAGTTTGTCTCAAGGGGCTACAGCCAGCAATCAAAGTGATAGCGCTTATCGTTTACTGGCTTCTTTCGATAACACCCTCAACACCACATTCAAGACTCTGCAACAAGAACTCAGTAGCTATCAAAGCTCGATTTCCCAACAGCTTAGTCGGATGCATTCGCTCCAGCAACAAGGAGAAGTCATTTTAGAGACTTTGGTAGAACGGCTGATTTCCCAACTTCAAGAAGATGCCGGGAGTGTGAGTTCTGATGTGGGCAAGTTGCTGGGCGATCGCTTCGCGGGGCAGCAGTTACCCCAACCCGCCCCCGCAAGCCCAACCCCCTACGGAACCGAACCTAGCCAACAAATGGGAGTAGTTGAGCGTCCGGCACCACACTCAGCCGCCACCTCAGCCCCAGCCCCGACTCCAGCACAAACCCAAGAACAAAAAAACTTTGTCACCGGGATCGTGCTGATTTTGCTGTCTTCGTTGATTATTTCGATTCAGAACATTGTCACGCGAGTGATTTTAAGTGTTCAGCCGGTGCTGTTTTTGGGAGATATGGGGGGCATCATTGGGCCGAGTGCGGGGAATTCTCTGTTAATTCTGGCCATGCGGATGATCTTTGTCGTGCCAGGAATGTTGATCGTCGG encodes:
- a CDS encoding DMT family transporter, with the protein product MGPLDNLPQDPGYQDPRELQRLLESMTREIRDIQHTLMVQLNQDLTRLHAEKDRLRQDILELQRQEKQLQTRQIQGFSRQQLAQQQLWSKQLAQVLASNLQDELSQRFKELAVPVERPSIRGAGPSPSLSQGATASNQSDSAYRLLASFDNTLNTTFKTLQQELSSYQSSISQQLSRMHSLQQQGEVILETLVERLISQLQEDAGSVSSDVGKLLGDRFAGQQLPQPAPASPTPYGTEPSQQMGVVERPAPHSAATSAPAPTPAQTQEQKNFVTGIVLILLSSLIISIQNIVTRVILSVQPVLFLGDMGGIIGPSAGNSLLILAMRMIFVVPGMLIVGSFVHPNTLRDIRQLGNPEKRGSVWIVILSGVSLFLSQFFIYFALGNVATGVAISIFFVFPTVTVLLAWLIFGSRPSFILGLATITIYIGCFLTVPAAAFQSKGDSNIWLGAGTALLSGVTFAGYVILTQLSAKKLKLHPAPYSVINFFVILVLATGAMRLFPSSVPEQNWPALWGGALILAATTLTGYALNNFGIPMIGAAFASVISASGPALTSLLAVGIISESLALNQWLGVGLVTLWVIGISVDNMSRQKQAAKK